The Plasmodium brasilianum strain Bolivian I chromosome 14, whole genome shotgun sequence genome contains a region encoding:
- a CDS encoding pre-mRNA-splicing factor CWC26, with protein sequence MDEYLRNKYLKKQIKKEKRHIKQKNNIQIHDSDEEERNIYNSIKKDDQGEQLIIKSDASSDIPLAVSESKTMELIQLSNENKKKIMHILDCNSLVDSSDTNALVEVSDSNALEEASDRNTSLNTSDQINKDKKKGGYLKNLFKIKRRASRENRPQGKEGDTSKRGSVNRGEHAWRSIKPNNNGSSSRSSRSSSSDKCNAEEYVSNTSPTGRRIYACSETSSDISVCRRRREISRSRSLSSSDISVRRRRKEYNKGSSSRSSRSSRSSRSSRSSRSSRSSRSSSSSRSSRSSSSSRSSRSSRSSKSSRSSKSSKSSKSSRSSKSSKSSKSSKCSRSSRSSRSSRSSKSSKSSRSSDGNSETSSPRRLRRSDGKKKSSEKSKKKKRVEGGVQSTYSSSRSSKASLSEEDKNKTMKFVYSKDTKFAKDKKDEGVSSTVYRDKDGKIISRDKWIRTQKKKMKVMFGKNMKNGKNRQKEQKKKKKNNNDSNDSYNNDNDNSEENSTTRLGWDGGIVQKEIQKRVVEQNERLISKRNIVNYDYDSDYDLELKKKKRKEDPMNVYANDKGENEKLTCRYQTPYNRFNILAGYRWDGVVRGNGFENRRFKALKLKEQQRRVIYLNSAYDL encoded by the coding sequence atggatgagTACTTACggaataaatatttgaaaaaacagataaagaaagaaaaacgacatataaaacaaaaaaataatatacaaattcATGATAGTGATGAAGAAGAAaggaatatttataattccaTAAAAAAGGATGACCAAGGTGAACAACTGATTATAAAATCAGACGCAAGTTCAGATATCCCTTTAGCTGTTAGTGAAAGTAAAACAATGGAACTGATACAACTGTcgaatgaaaacaaaaaaaaaattatgcacatATTAGATTGTAATTCGTTAGTAGACTCATCGGATACTAATGCTTTAGTGGAAGTATCGGATAGCAATGCATTAGAAGAGGCATCGGACAGAAACACGTCATTAAACACATCAGATCAAATaaataaggataaaaaaaagggtggatacttaaaaaatttattcaaaattaaaagaagagCTAGTCGGGAAAATCGCCCCCAAGGAAAAGAGGGTGATACTTCTAAAAGGGGAAGTGTAAACAGAGGAGAACATGCATGGAGGAGTATTAAACCGAATAATAATGGTAGTAGCAGTCGTAGTAGCAGAAGCAGTAGTAGTGACAAGTGCAATGCCGAGGAATACGTATCCAATACATCTCCCACTGGAAGACGAATTTATGCTTGTAGTGAAACCAGCTCTGACATATCCGTGTGCAGAAGACGAAGGGAAATTAGCAGATCAAGGAGCTTAAGCAGTTCCGACATTTCTGTGCGCAGgagaagaaaagaatataacAAAGGCAGTAGCAGCAGAAGTAGTAGGAGCAGCAGAAGTAGCAGAAGTAGTAGGAGCAGCAGAAGTAGCAGAAGTAGCAGAAGTAGCAGTAGCAGCAGAAGTAGCAGAAGTAGCAGTAGCAGCAGAAGTAGCAGAAGTAGCAGAAGTAGCAAAAGTAGCAGAAGTAGCAAAAGTAGCAAAAGTAGCAAAAGTAGCAGAAGTAGCAAAAGTAGCAAAAGTAGCAAAAGTAGCAAATGTAGCAGAAGTAGCAGAAGTAGCAGAAGTAGCAGAAGTAGCAAAAGTAGCAAAAGTAGCAGAAGCAGTGATGGTAATTCTGAGACGTCATCCCCTCGAAGGCTTCGGAGGAGTgatggtaaaaaaaagagttcggaaaaaagtaaaaaaaaaaaaagggtcGAGGGAGGAGTTCAATCAACATATTCATCTTCGCGGAGTTCAAAAGCCTCTTTATCTgaagaagataaaaataagacAATGAAATTTGTTTATTCGAAAGATACCAAATTTGCAAAAGATAAAAAGGATGAGGGAGTAAGTAGCACTGTTTATAGAGATAAGGatggaaaaataatttcgAGGGATAAATGGATCAGAacacaaaagaaaaaaatgaaagttaTGTTTGGaaagaatatgaaaaatggaaaaaatagacaaaaagaacaaaaaaaaaaaaaaaaaaataacaatgatAGTAATGatagttataataatgataatgataatagtgAGGAGAACAGCACAACCAGACTGGGGTGGGATGGCGGAATAGTACAAAAGGAAATTCAAAAAAGAGTTGTAGAGCAGAATGAGAGATTAATAAGTAAGAGAAACATAGTTAATTATGATTATGATTCTGACTATGATTTGGaattaaagaagaaaaaaagaaaagaagaccCTATGAATGTGTATGCAAATGACAAAGGGGAAAACGAAAAATTAACATGCCGCTATCAAACGCCATATAACAGGTTTAACATCTTAGCAGGGTATAGATGGGATGGCGTTGTACGAGGAAATGGATTTGAAAACAGACGATTCAAAGCATTAAAACTGAAGGAGCAGCAAAGGAgagttatttatttaaacagTGCATATGATTTGTGA
- a CDS encoding hypothetical protein (conserved Plasmodium protein), with protein sequence MNSAHKEFTFRCSKVVREALHLSKNGYIKKNYVKYQQRYFFFKREKNNIIKNEIDDILKKEKNDAIYMNKQGEKEKYYYQDRNNIKFTNKNGKFKRLFIFIAFQSIPIIGLMYLFKYVEDVKLSELTTYSFESSEDIVNETIKLINGNSKCFCAYVQNNEIHTFYIDPLGPEDCEINYERKSKGDDQLVEDKEVSCLNEHSEESETHDGRGNDGTSQHEIKLAGEAASREVKKSIKDLLYAINEPLMQKVMSVKASNSELPLNYLYFCVSKNTDIHEFLKNNKEKNNITLLYSDEKKNVYATLTGNASIIENENVKNVVWTDKWSYFISDNYKENYILIKFTPSSISLKIIGIKNKHWQSNIVKRIITDHKIAWVKI encoded by the coding sequence ATGAATAGCGCTCATAAGGAATTTACATTTCGATGTAGTAAAGTCGTTAGGGAGGCACTTCATCTTTCTAAAAAtggttatataaaaaaaaattatgttaaatatCAACAacggtattttttttttaaaagagaaaaaaacaatattataaaaaacgaaatagatgatatattgaaaaaggaaaaaaatgatgcaatatacatgaacaagcaaggagaaaaagaaaaatattattaccaagacaggaataatataaaatttacaaataaaaatgggaaatttaaaagattatttatatttatagcCTTTCAGAGTATACCTATAATAGGattaatgtatttatttaaatatgtagAGGATGTAAAGCTGTCCGAATTAACTACTTACTCATTTGAATCATCAGAGGATATAGTGAATGAAACTATAAAGTTAATAAATGGTAATTCTAAATGTTTTTGTGCCTATGTGCAAAATAACGAGATACACACATTTTACATAGACCCTCTGGGTCCCGAAGACtgtgaaataaattatgaacgTAAGTCGAAAGGGGACGATCAATTAGTTGAAGATAAAGAAGTTAGCTGCTTAAATGAGCATAGTGAAGAGAGTGAAACCCATGATGGACGTGGTAATGATGGAACTTCTCAACATGAGATCAAATTGGCGGGAGAAGCTGCTTCAAGGGAAgtgaaaaaaagtattaaggATTTGCTATATGCGATTAATGAACCGTTAATGCAAAAAGTAATGAGTGTAAAAGCGTCAAATTCAGAATTGcctttaaattatttatatttctgtgTTTCAAAAAATACAGATATACAtgagtttttaaaaaataataaagaaaaaaataatataactttACTATATtctgatgaaaaaaaaaatgtgtatgcTACATTAACAGGAAATGCATCAATaattgaaaatgaaaatgttaaaaatgttGTTTGGACTGACAAATGgtcttattttatatcagataattataaggaaaattatattttaattaaatttaccCCTTCTTCtatatctttaaaaattattggtataaaaaacaaacacTGGCAGAGTAATATAGTCAAAAGGATAATAACTGATCATAAAATAGCATGGGTAAAAATTTGA
- a CDS encoding signal recognition particle receptor subunit beta, producing MNKYFSITNVIVYMLDSSDRQSLKVVAEKLFELFTNKVIVKKQIPFIVLCNKTDLCNSRPKQVIKEDLEREIEILKMSKYNSLDDEDNEETECFVGANSEFFRFEKAPCHTEICSASVKNNNIEELLELIEKYY from the exons ATGAACAAATATTTCAGTATTACGAATGTGATCGTGTACATGTTGGATAGTTCAGACAGGCAATCCCTAAAAGTTGTAGCAGA GAAATTATTCGAACTGTTCACCAACAAAGTTATagttaaaaaacaaattccTTTTATCGTTCTTTGTAATAAAACTGACTTGTGTAATTCCCGCCCCAAGCAAGTCATTAAGGAGGATTTAGAGAgggaaat cgaaattttgaaaatgtcCAAGTATAACAGTCTGGACGACGAAGATAATGAAGAAACGGAATGTTTTGTTGGAGCTAATTCGGAGTTCTTTCGATTTGAAAAAGCGCCATGCCATACG GAGATATGTAGTGCCTccgtaaaaaataataacatagaAGAACTCTTGGAACTTATAGAAAAGTATTACTAA
- a CDS encoding rac-beta serine/threonine protein kinase — protein sequence MSHLKIFKYFSERTRQKNDEIPSDQSSTISLQKKKFKKYFNFIITKTRRKNRKLNSFHGGNDVNYTFKSAVHKAYHNMPPDVDKTEGNNSNSNNTNSNTNSSTNSNTNSSTNSNTNSNTNSNTNSNTNSNTNSNTNSNTNSNTNSNISNNQSSNINTGSSQNFKNNEINNKESKDKRSSLCSTKNSHSIERTKLFKINYEFSNKKKGKIFKIPFLKINNNKNEKREEHDYLKENTNGRQTSVDSQINHTKNKLTKKKKGFDLNGKHHRMCKIFLKQGNRENSPFKRRINECMFSNNMFVYAKCLSDEENVSSKALNIKPGDTKPGDTKPSDTKPSGTKPGDSKPGDSKPGDTKLSDTKPSDTKKVCKRGSINTLNEDDDKNDKWNFVNNSKKEHSDMASYDRDSYFSKLKKEMCYKDNMANCAMNNNSSSSSNNFLTLNDNCLYMQEEKEKTKKKEPRKSVSLSNEKKNGIRPESFNFLKVIGKGSYGKVLLVKHVKNNMLYAMKILRKENIISRNQLEHTKIERNVLKCVSHPFIVKLYYAFQTSKKLYFILEYCPGGELFFHLSKLREFSEEVAIFYSSEIILALQYLHELNIIYRDLKPENVLLDELGHIRLTDFGLSKEGITDNNSAKSLCGTPEYLAPEIIEQTGHGKAVDWWSLGIMIYEMLTGKLPFNSTNRNVLFERIKYETLTYPSNLSPEAVDLLKKLFEKNPKKRLGSGATDAEEIKNHPFFKNVNWENVLYKRVKPPFKPPLFNKTDVQNFDEEFLCMPLRYSDKFDSNWVSFSSKKNNLIQDFNYNTYE from the exons ATGAGtcatttgaaaattttcaaatatttttccgAAAGAACTAGACagaaaaatgatgaaatacCTTCAGATCAATCAAGCACTATAtcattacaaaaaaaaaaattcaaaaagtattttaattttattattacgaAAACAAGGAGGAAAAATAGAAAGCTAAATTCATTTCATGGGGGAAACGATGTGAATTACACGTTCAAGTCGGCAGTGCACAAGGCTTATCACAATATGCCCCCAGATGTTGACAAAACTGAGggtaacaatagtaatagtaataatactAACAGTAATACTAACAGTAGTACTAACAGCAATACTAACAGTAGTACTAACAGCAATACTAACAGCAATACTAACAGCAATACCAACAGCAATACTAACAGCAATACCAACAGCAATACTAACAGCAATACTAACAGCAATACTAACAgtaatattagtaataacCAAAGcagtaatataaatacagGCAGCAgtcaaaattttaagaataacgaaattaataataaagaatcTAAGGATAAACGAAGTAGCCTTTGCTCAACTAAGAACAGTCACTCCATCGaaagaacaaaattatttaaaataaattatgaatttagtaataaaaaaaaagggaagatatttaaaattccatttttaaaaataaataataataaaaatgaaaaaagagaagaacaCGATTATTTAAAGGAAAACACAAATGGTCGACAAACTTCTGTTGATAGCCAAATTAatcatacaaaaaataaattaacaaaaaaaaaaaaaggttttgACTTGAATGGAAAGCATCATCGTATGTGTAAAATATTCCTTAAGCAAGGAAACAGGGAAAACTCTCCTTTCAAGCGCCGTATAAACGAATGTATgtttagtaataatatgttCGTATATGCTAAATGTTTATCAGATGAAGAGAATGTGTCCAGTAAAGCACTGAACATTAAACCGGGTGACACCAAACCGGGTGACACCAAACCGAGTGACACCAAACCGAGTGGCACCAAACCGGGTGACTCCAAACCGGGTGACTCCAAACCGGGTGACACCAAACTGAGTGACACCAAACCGAGTGACACCAAAAAAGTGTGTAAGAGGGGTTCCATCAACACATTAAATGAGGATGACGATAAAAATGACAAGTGGAATTTTGTGAACAATTCGAAAAAGGAGCATTCAGATATGGCTTCGTATGACAG GGATTCCTACTTTTCAAAGTTGAAGAAGGAGATGTGCTACAAAGACAACATGGCAAACTGCGCTATGAATAACAATAGCAGCAGTAGCAGCAATAACTTTTTAACTCTAAATGATAATTGCTTGTACATGCAAGAAGAGAaggaaaaaacgaaaaaaaaagaaccaAGAAAATCAGTATCCTtatcaaatgaaaaaaagaatggaaTAAGACCAGagagttttaattttttaaaagttataGGGAAAGGATCTTATGGAAAAGTACTACTAGTTAAacatgttaaaaataatatgttatatgctatgaaaatattaagaaaagaaaatattatatcacGAAATCAATTAGAACATACGAAAATTGAAAGAAATGTATTAAAATGTGTTTCTCATCCATTTAtagttaaattatattatgctTTTCAAACatccaaaaaattatatttcatattagaGTATTGTCCAGGTggagaattattttttcatctatCAAAATTAAGAGAATTTTCGGAAGAAGtagctattttttattcatctGAAATAATCTTAGCATTGCAATACTTACATGAactaaatattatatatagagaTTTAAAACCAGAAAATGTGTTACTAGATGAACTTGGACATATTAGACTAACGGATTTTGGACTATCCAAAGAAGGTATTACAGATAATAATTCAGCAAAATCGTTGTGTGGTACCCCTGAATATTTAGCTCCAGAAATTATAGAACAAACTGGACATGGGAAAGCTGTCGATTGGTGGAGCTTAGGAATTATGATATATGAAATGTTAACAGGAAAATTACCATTTAATAGTACAAATAGAAATGTTTTATTTGAAAGAATTAAATATGAAACTTTAACTTATCCTAGTAATTTATCACCTGAAGCTGTTGacttgttaaaaaaattatttgaaaaaaatccaaaaaaaagattagGGTCAGGTGCAACTGATgcagaagaaataaaaaatcatcctttttttaaaaatgttaattgGGAAAATGTACTATATAAAAGAGTCAAACCGCCCTTTAAACCTCCCCTATTTAATAAAACCGATGTACAAAATTTTGATGAAGAATTTTTGTGTATGCCTTTGCGATATTCGGACAAATTTGACAGTAATTGGGTCTCTTTCAgttccaaaaaaaataatttaattcaaGATTTCAATTACAATACGTATGAATAG